In Planctomycetaceae bacterium, a single window of DNA contains:
- a CDS encoding pitrilysin family protein codes for MEFKQTQLSNGLQVVGEINPSAASLAAGFFVRTGSRDETAEISGVSHFLEHMVFKGTDKRSPFDVNRDFDTMGARYNAFTSEESTVFYGAVVPEFQSPLIDLLGDILRPSLRGEDFDMEKNVILDEIARYEDQPQFKVYEKLMGQFFRGHPLGNNVLGSPESIRALKRDDMQAYFDRRYSAGNVVVAATGNVDFDALVADVEKACGRWKHFDVTRDTPPVRGNTDQTVIADTKMVHENIALMSVAPSSQDDDRYAAQLLAAIIGDSTGSRLYYALIDQAIADQASMSFDGMDQAGAFITFVSARPDRAAEALAITRGVLADFCQSGPSEAELEAAKNKIASGSTLKGEVPMGRLTSVGLGWVYRHEYVPLPEQIERLFQVSTQEVVELARLYDLSAASVLALGPRESL; via the coding sequence ATGGAGTTCAAACAGACGCAACTGAGCAACGGCCTGCAGGTGGTCGGCGAGATCAATCCGTCGGCGGCCTCGCTGGCGGCGGGATTTTTCGTTCGCACGGGCAGCCGCGACGAGACGGCGGAAATCTCCGGCGTGAGCCATTTTCTCGAACACATGGTGTTCAAGGGCACGGACAAGCGAAGCCCCTTCGACGTCAACCGCGACTTCGACACCATGGGCGCCCGGTACAACGCCTTCACCAGCGAGGAATCGACGGTTTTCTACGGCGCCGTCGTGCCGGAGTTCCAGTCGCCGCTGATCGACCTGCTGGGCGACATCCTGCGCCCGTCGCTGCGCGGCGAAGACTTCGACATGGAGAAGAACGTCATCCTCGACGAGATCGCCCGCTACGAAGATCAGCCGCAGTTCAAGGTCTACGAAAAGCTCATGGGCCAGTTCTTCCGCGGACACCCGCTGGGCAATAACGTCCTGGGCAGCCCCGAGTCGATCCGCGCCCTGAAGCGCGACGACATGCAGGCGTATTTCGACCGGCGGTACTCGGCCGGCAACGTCGTGGTGGCGGCCACGGGCAATGTCGATTTCGACGCCCTGGTGGCGGATGTTGAAAAGGCCTGCGGGCGCTGGAAGCACTTCGACGTGACGCGCGACACGCCGCCGGTGCGGGGCAATACCGATCAGACCGTCATCGCCGACACCAAGATGGTGCATGAGAACATCGCCCTGATGTCCGTGGCGCCGTCGTCGCAAGACGACGACCGGTACGCCGCACAGCTCCTGGCGGCCATCATCGGCGACTCGACCGGCAGCCGCCTGTACTACGCGTTGATCGATCAGGCCATCGCCGACCAGGCCAGCATGTCATTCGACGGTATGGACCAGGCCGGCGCGTTCATCACGTTCGTGTCGGCGCGGCCGGACCGCGCCGCCGAGGCGCTGGCCATCACGCGCGGCGTGCTGGCCGACTTCTGCCAGAGCGGGCCCAGCGAGGCCGAACTCGAAGCGGCCAAGAACAAGATCGCCTCCGGTTCGACGCTTAAAGGCGAGGTCCCGATGGGGCGGCTGACGTCGGTCGGGCTGGGGTGGGTTTATCGCCACGAATACGTGCCGCTGCCCGAGCAGATCGAGCGCCTCTTCCAGGTCTCCACGCAGGAAGTCGTCGAGCTGGCCCGCCTGTACGACCTCTCCGCCGCCAGCGTGCTGGCGCTGGGGCCGCGGGAGTCGCTATGA
- the murD gene encoding UDP-N-acetylmuramoyl-L-alanine--D-glutamate ligase, whose product MIESFAGMKVTVAGLGRFGGGVGAVRWLARQGAAVTVSDQAKAEDLAGSIAQLADLDVTLHLGAHVPADFLQTDLLVVNPAIPLEMPLLASATRAGVPQTTEINLFLERCRAPIVGITGSVGKSTTTAMIAQILARKFTTHMGGNIGKSLLETLPDIEPDHVVVLELSSFQLERAVQLGISPHVAVITNLRPNHLDRHGTIDAYAAAKKIIFRFQTRDDVLVVNAADPVVSTWRGPGRTVQFDPDAEPFELAVPGKHNQADAQAAFAAAAQMGVDRSTAAGALVAFTGLPHRLQFVAQKSGVRYYNDSKCTTPEGAMVALDAFPPRKAVIIVGGYDKHVDFRTLGETLAARAKYVIVMGQTASAILTEVVAAKEIDQILPQVSMAENLEVAVAIARGAAEEGDVVLLSPACASYDQFNNYEQRGDLFTKLVLEE is encoded by the coding sequence ATGATCGAGTCTTTTGCCGGAATGAAGGTGACTGTCGCGGGGCTGGGGCGATTCGGCGGGGGCGTGGGGGCGGTGCGCTGGTTGGCGCGGCAAGGGGCGGCTGTCACCGTGTCGGACCAGGCCAAGGCCGAAGACCTGGCCGGCTCGATCGCGCAGCTTGCGGACCTCGACGTGACGCTGCACCTGGGCGCCCACGTGCCTGCCGATTTCCTCCAGACCGACCTGCTGGTGGTGAACCCGGCGATCCCGCTGGAGATGCCGCTGCTGGCCTCGGCCACGCGCGCGGGCGTGCCGCAGACGACGGAGATCAACCTCTTCCTGGAGCGCTGCCGCGCGCCGATCGTCGGCATCACCGGCAGCGTCGGCAAGAGCACCACCACTGCGATGATCGCCCAGATCCTCGCTCGCAAGTTCACCACGCACATGGGCGGCAACATCGGCAAGAGCCTGCTCGAAACCCTGCCGGACATTGAACCCGACCACGTCGTCGTGCTTGAACTGTCGAGCTTTCAACTCGAACGGGCCGTGCAGCTTGGCATCAGCCCGCACGTGGCCGTCATCACCAACCTGCGACCCAACCACCTCGACCGACATGGCACGATCGACGCCTACGCGGCCGCCAAGAAAATCATCTTCCGCTTCCAGACCCGCGATGACGTGCTGGTGGTTAACGCCGCCGATCCGGTCGTCTCGACCTGGCGCGGGCCGGGCAGGACCGTGCAGTTCGACCCGGACGCCGAGCCGTTTGAACTGGCCGTGCCCGGCAAGCACAACCAGGCCGACGCCCAGGCGGCGTTTGCGGCCGCGGCGCAGATGGGCGTGGACCGCTCGACTGCCGCCGGGGCGCTGGTGGCCTTCACCGGTCTGCCGCACCGCCTGCAGTTCGTGGCGCAGAAGTCCGGCGTGCGATACTACAACGATTCCAAGTGTACCACGCCCGAGGGCGCCATGGTGGCGCTGGATGCCTTCCCGCCGCGCAAGGCCGTCATCATCGTCGGCGGATACGACAAGCACGTCGACTTCAGAACCCTCGGCGAGACCCTGGCGGCCCGGGCCAAGTACGTCATCGTTATGGGCCAGACCGCCAGCGCTATCCTCACCGAGGTCGTCGCCGCCAAGGAGATCGACCAGATCCTCCCACAGGTGAGCATGGCCGAAAATCTCGAAGTGGCCGTCGCCATCGCCCGCGGCGCCGCCGAAGAAGGGGACGTGGTCCTCCTGAGCCCCGCCTGCGCCAGCTACGATCAGTTCAACAACTACGAGCAGCGAGGCGACCTGTTCACCAAACTGGTGCTGGAAGAATAG
- a CDS encoding HU family DNA-binding protein, translating to MATKKPMTKGQFLATIADETELPKKKVAAVFDAMAGLLKKELKGAGLLNIAGLMKVTVIRKPATKAREGINPFTKEKIMIKAKPARNVIKVRPLKTLKDMV from the coding sequence ATGGCTACAAAGAAACCGATGACCAAGGGACAGTTCCTGGCGACAATCGCCGACGAGACCGAACTGCCGAAGAAGAAAGTGGCCGCTGTCTTCGACGCGATGGCCGGTCTGCTGAAGAAGGAACTCAAGGGCGCGGGCCTGCTGAACATCGCCGGACTGATGAAGGTCACCGTCATCCGCAAGCCGGCCACCAAGGCTCGCGAAGGCATCAACCCCTTCACCAAAGAAAAGATCATGATCAAGGCCAAGCCGGCCCGCAACGTGATCAAGGTCCGCCCGCTGAAGACCCTCAAAGACATGGTCTAA
- a CDS encoding cob(I)yrinic acid a,c-diamide adenosyltransferase, translating into MTSEPTKHSTRILIFTGDGKGKTTAALGMVLRCCGHGLSACVVQFVKADAVVGEVAALHRIECAQIIQTGLGFLPPKDSPKFAEHGAAARAGLARAAKIIASGQFHMVVLDEVCFAVQAGLIEEADVIDAVRSAPPETCIVLTGRGATGSLIALADTVTEMRCIKHGMSEGWPAQKGVEK; encoded by the coding sequence ATGACATCCGAACCCACAAAGCATTCGACTCGAATCCTGATCTTCACCGGCGACGGCAAGGGCAAGACTACCGCCGCGCTGGGCATGGTGCTGCGCTGCTGCGGGCATGGCCTGTCGGCGTGCGTGGTGCAGTTCGTCAAGGCCGACGCGGTGGTGGGGGAGGTGGCGGCGCTGCATCGCATCGAATGTGCTCAGATCATCCAGACGGGGCTGGGCTTCCTGCCACCCAAGGACAGTCCCAAGTTTGCCGAGCACGGGGCGGCTGCCCGTGCGGGGCTGGCCCGGGCGGCGAAAATTATCGCCTCAGGGCAATTCCACATGGTGGTGCTGGACGAGGTGTGCTTTGCCGTGCAGGCGGGCCTGATCGAGGAAGCCGACGTGATCGACGCCGTGAGATCGGCGCCGCCGGAGACGTGCATCGTCCTGACCGGCCGCGGCGCTACCGGCAGTTTGATCGCCTTGGCCGACACGGTCACGGAAATGCGCTGCATCAAGCACGGCATGAGCGAAGGCTGGCCGGCACAGAAGGGCGTGGAGAAGTGA
- a CDS encoding radical SAM protein, which yields MDTDTIAIPPLISGGVMLSYRCTNTCRHCLYRCSPQSPDEWMTMETARKIFTALKREERLHSVHLAGGEATLRMDLLVDVVALASGMGVPLAYLETNAIWCVDETRTRAAMKRLADAGLPAVLVSASMYHNEFVPFARTKMCAEIAAEVFGRGGVIVWVQHVYDALEAIGGHDRTHTLEEFCALTGLADRPAALPGLYGLTVGGRVCSALRECFTPQAGEAYRACTCRRELTSTSHFHIDPSGRLFTGTCAGIVPATAADFHPVISAQSHPVFTTLCGGGPWALAQLAARACGFKPRHDGYVSKCDLCLDARGALQRSGAWAELSPASFYAVA from the coding sequence ATGGACACTGATACCATTGCGATCCCCCCGCTGATCTCCGGCGGGGTCATGCTCAGTTATCGCTGCACCAACACGTGCAGGCACTGCCTGTATCGCTGCAGCCCGCAGTCGCCGGATGAGTGGATGACGATGGAGACGGCGCGAAAGATCTTCACGGCGTTGAAGCGGGAAGAGCGGCTGCACTCGGTGCATCTGGCCGGCGGCGAGGCCACCTTGCGGATGGACCTGCTGGTCGATGTGGTCGCCCTGGCCAGCGGGATGGGCGTGCCGCTGGCGTACCTGGAGACCAACGCCATCTGGTGCGTGGATGAGACCAGGACGCGTGCGGCCATGAAACGCCTGGCCGATGCCGGGCTGCCGGCCGTGCTGGTCAGCGCGTCGATGTATCACAACGAGTTCGTGCCCTTCGCCCGCACGAAGATGTGCGCGGAAATCGCGGCGGAAGTGTTCGGGCGCGGCGGCGTGATCGTCTGGGTGCAGCACGTCTACGACGCGCTGGAGGCCATCGGCGGCCACGATCGCACGCACACGCTGGAGGAGTTCTGCGCGTTGACGGGCCTGGCGGATCGGCCGGCGGCGCTGCCGGGACTTTACGGCCTGACCGTCGGCGGGCGCGTGTGCAGCGCTCTGCGCGAATGTTTCACGCCGCAGGCGGGCGAGGCGTATCGCGCCTGCACGTGCCGGCGCGAGCTGACCAGCACGTCGCACTTTCACATCGACCCGAGCGGGCGGCTGTTCACCGGCACATGCGCGGGGATCGTTCCGGCGACGGCGGCCGATTTTCACCCGGTGATTTCAGCGCAGTCGCACCCGGTCTTCACGACGCTCTGCGGCGGCGGGCCGTGGGCGTTGGCCCAGCTCGCGGCGCGCGCGTGCGGGTTCAAACCGCGCCACGACGGGTACGTCAGCAAGTGCGACCTGTGCCTCGACGCGCGGGGCGCGCTGCAGCGATCCGGCGCCTGGGCCGAGCTGTCGCCGGCGAGCTTCTACGCGGTCGCGTGA
- a CDS encoding alpha-L-fucosidase → MPDRTGASQFLRATPDQMQWWREARFGMFIHWGPAAIGGSDISWSRQGGHRIGDWQAWAKNPIPAEVYDKFYTQFNPTLYDARQWVATARAAGMKYMVLTTKHHDGFCLFDTRYTTHRVTAPDCPCQRDLVRELADACHEAGMKLGLYYSARDWFHEDYLTENHHRYLAFYHAQLLELLCNYGRVDVLWFDHIGGPHHLWDPDLVLRMARRLHPGIIINDRLHASVLHGRVSEYTGDFETPEGHLGAYRTDRAWESCLCLCDGGWSFTPGTKMMTFHECISALAHCAGGDGNLLLNTGPMPDGRIEPRQGDLLKEIGQWLALHGETIYATRGGPLRPGEWGACTHRGNKIFLHILQRSQGTLELPPIEARVLSSNVRTGGQVQIAQTPETLSITLNAPAAPDTIVEMTLDRDIAVV, encoded by the coding sequence ATGCCCGACCGCACCGGTGCCAGCCAGTTCCTCCGTGCTACGCCTGACCAGATGCAATGGTGGCGCGAAGCAAGGTTCGGCATGTTCATTCATTGGGGCCCGGCCGCCATCGGCGGATCGGATATCAGTTGGTCGCGACAGGGCGGCCATCGCATCGGCGATTGGCAGGCATGGGCCAAGAACCCCATCCCGGCCGAGGTCTACGACAAGTTCTACACGCAGTTCAACCCCACGCTCTACGATGCCCGGCAGTGGGTGGCCACCGCTCGCGCCGCCGGCATGAAATATATGGTACTGACGACCAAGCATCACGACGGATTCTGTCTCTTCGACACGCGCTACACCACCCACCGCGTGACCGCGCCCGATTGCCCCTGCCAGCGCGACCTGGTACGCGAGTTGGCCGACGCGTGCCACGAAGCAGGCATGAAGCTGGGACTCTACTACTCCGCCCGCGACTGGTTCCATGAAGACTACCTCACCGAAAACCACCACCGCTACCTGGCGTTCTATCACGCGCAGCTCCTGGAGTTGCTGTGCAACTACGGCCGCGTGGACGTGCTGTGGTTCGACCACATCGGCGGCCCGCACCACCTGTGGGACCCGGACCTGGTGCTGCGGATGGCGCGCAGGCTGCATCCGGGCATCATCATCAACGACCGTCTGCACGCGTCGGTCCTGCACGGCCGCGTGAGCGAATACACCGGCGACTTCGAGACGCCCGAGGGGCACCTGGGGGCGTACCGCACGGACCGCGCGTGGGAGTCGTGCCTGTGCCTGTGCGACGGCGGCTGGTCGTTCACGCCGGGCACAAAGATGATGACGTTTCACGAGTGCATCAGCGCCCTGGCCCACTGCGCCGGCGGCGACGGCAACCTGCTGCTCAACACCGGCCCGATGCCCGACGGCCGCATCGAGCCGCGACAAGGGGACTTGCTCAAGGAGATCGGTCAGTGGCTGGCGCTGCACGGCGAGACAATCTACGCCACGCGCGGCGGGCCGCTGCGCCCCGGCGAATGGGGCGCCTGCACGCACCGCGGCAACAAGATCTTCCTGCACATTCTGCAGCGGTCGCAAGGCACACTCGAACTGCCGCCCATCGAGGCGCGCGTGCTAAGCAGCAACGTGCGAACGGGTGGGCAGGTGCAGATCGCGCAGACGCCGGAGACTTTGAGCATCACGCTCAACGCCCCCGCCGCGCCGGACACCATCGTCGAGATGACGCTGGACCGGGACATCGCGGTCGTGTAA
- the purB gene encoding adenylosuccinate lyase: MDDKYKTYTSPLESRYASLEMRTLFGRQMQFSTWRRLWLALAQCQKELGLDITDDQLAQMAAHLDDIDFEKAARHEEKLRHDVMAHIHAYGEAAPAAAGIIHLGATSQYVNCNTDLIVMRSALGLLIGQLANVIDALGAFAAKHRDLPCLGFTHFQPAQMTTVGKRAAMWCADFIRDLRDLEYRRDGLEFRGAKGTTGTQASFMALFGNAHEKVRRLDQMVAEKMGFTKTMLITGQTYSRKIDAQIAQALAGIGASVHKMCNDVRLLAGLKEIEEPFETSQVGSSAMAYKRNPMRCERATALARFLMDVSASPLHTAAEQWFERTLDDSANKRLAMSEAFLSADAALGIVLNVSRGLVVYPAVIASHIQAELPFMATENILMAAVAAGGNRQDLHERIRTHSQAAAAVVKTDGKPNDLIARLKADAAFANIDIDTVMNPKDFIGRAPEQVDEFIATEVDPLRSKYKDQLGKKSELKV; the protein is encoded by the coding sequence ATGGACGACAAATACAAAACCTATACCAGCCCCCTCGAATCGCGGTATGCCAGTCTGGAAATGCGCACCCTCTTCGGTCGCCAGATGCAGTTCTCGACCTGGCGGCGGCTGTGGCTGGCGCTGGCCCAATGCCAAAAGGAACTCGGGCTCGATATCACCGACGACCAACTCGCCCAGATGGCGGCGCACCTGGATGACATCGACTTCGAAAAGGCCGCCCGCCACGAAGAGAAACTCCGCCACGACGTGATGGCGCACATCCACGCCTACGGCGAGGCGGCCCCCGCCGCGGCGGGCATCATCCACCTCGGCGCCACCAGCCAGTACGTCAACTGCAACACCGACCTGATCGTCATGCGGTCGGCGCTGGGACTGCTGATCGGCCAGCTCGCAAACGTGATCGACGCCCTGGGCGCATTCGCGGCTAAGCACCGCGACCTGCCGTGCCTGGGCTTCACGCACTTTCAGCCGGCCCAGATGACCACCGTCGGCAAGCGCGCCGCCATGTGGTGTGCCGATTTTATTCGCGACCTGCGCGACCTGGAGTACCGCCGCGACGGGCTCGAATTCCGCGGCGCTAAGGGCACTACCGGCACGCAGGCCAGCTTCATGGCCCTGTTCGGCAACGCCCACGAGAAAGTCCGCCGGCTCGACCAGATGGTCGCCGAGAAGATGGGCTTCACGAAAACCATGCTCATCACCGGGCAGACCTACAGCCGCAAGATCGACGCCCAGATCGCCCAGGCGCTGGCCGGCATCGGCGCCAGCGTCCACAAGATGTGCAACGACGTGCGCCTGCTGGCCGGCCTCAAGGAAATCGAAGAGCCTTTCGAGACCTCGCAGGTCGGCTCCAGCGCGATGGCCTACAAGCGAAACCCCATGCGCTGCGAGCGAGCCACCGCCCTGGCCCGCTTCCTGATGGACGTCTCGGCCAGCCCGCTGCATACTGCCGCCGAGCAGTGGTTCGAACGCACGCTCGACGATTCGGCCAACAAACGTCTGGCCATGAGCGAGGCATTCCTGTCAGCCGACGCGGCGCTGGGGATCGTGCTCAACGTCTCGCGCGGGCTGGTGGTGTATCCCGCCGTCATCGCTTCGCATATCCAGGCCGAACTGCCCTTCATGGCGACCGAAAACATCCTGATGGCCGCCGTCGCCGCCGGAGGCAACCGCCAGGACCTGCACGAACGCATCCGCACCCACAGCCAGGCCGCCGCCGCGGTGGTCAAGACAGACGGCAAACCCAACGACCTGATCGCCCGCCTCAAGGCCGATGCGGCCTTTGCCAACATCGACATCGACACCGTCATGAACCCCAAAGATTTCATCGGCCGAGCGCCCGAGCAAGTCGACGAGTTCATCGCAACCGAAGTGGATCCCCTCCGCAGCAAGTACAAAGACCAGTTGGGCAAAAAGAGCGAATTGAAGGTGTAG